Proteins encoded by one window of Bacteroidota bacterium:
- a CDS encoding sulfatase-like hydrolase/transferase, with product MLKNLTFFVLLTGINLLTFAQTPAQPYIILITMDDMNTMMEGYEYFPQANTPNLNTLIQNGTVFTNANCSSPKCAPSRTSIVTGKDVLYTQVYDNTSYACYNFRKNFQVADGNGEVYTLPGYLKDIGDYYTYTIGKVFHCYEAFSDYDSITPNPCLKSLSWNNAFVYVEDDIINPIGNDVNEGIFTLKWARLDDTLIDYMEDDVSVDAAIEFIDDFAAFGTDVTCGNPFFLGLGIKKPHANFYVPESFFNDDYVGDIYAEPFNKPYNEPYNAFPYNGLVMPPQPDPRWVDYDSLGYMGQLFASDNEAELFDEYGESLITLPEIEEGISDAERMEIINETERANAILAYIAGINFLDYELGRFLTALQSHPEIYNNCVIILTSDHGFSLGTKRHWGKFSMWEPDVRVPLIFTDMRNPEAQTCAKSVSTLDIFPTLLDLLDLPEPTFAAGGRYLDGHSFLPLVNNPDLMWEKPSLSTVKSKNPVGMVNDASCFPQYSIRNNRFKYIKYQTNNVPPLLTCNEAASIREEELYDMGVNRETDPYEWNNLINDPAYAPVVNYMHQFLPDSALYLQKAFIVNIANAGTLPCFLKNNSKVKLQATLYDPEGVLLTGAGYTFKWTNNLTAAVFTGKNYNFNMLTVPPAVYSGSDRILFYLEVTETATGNLVAFNTKTYYINNANTPVGGFTLINDVPALTTSINTYSLSGSYTNTYWNFGDGNTSEEYLPDTHYYSAPGIYTVTNYIQYGNGCLKNYHRTANLLREGLPEFECVLYPNPANTQLNITLQNDLQDAQIQILNTLGQVVFSETKNSQNKLIQLNIQNIPPGSYILEIRSEEVFTHSKFEIVR from the coding sequence ATGCTGAAAAATCTAACCTTTTTTGTCCTGTTAACAGGTATAAACCTCTTAACATTTGCGCAAACTCCCGCACAACCTTACATCATTTTAATTACCATGGATGATATGAATACCATGATGGAAGGATATGAATATTTTCCGCAGGCTAATACACCCAATCTCAATACTTTAATCCAAAATGGTACTGTATTTACCAATGCCAATTGTTCTTCTCCTAAATGTGCGCCATCAAGAACATCTATCGTAACAGGAAAAGATGTTTTATATACTCAGGTGTACGATAATACAAGTTATGCATGTTATAATTTTCGAAAAAACTTCCAGGTGGCCGATGGAAATGGTGAGGTTTACACCTTGCCTGGATATTTAAAAGACATCGGCGATTATTATACATATACTATTGGAAAAGTATTTCATTGTTATGAAGCTTTTTCAGATTACGATTCCATCACTCCGAATCCTTGTTTAAAATCCCTTTCATGGAATAATGCCTTTGTTTACGTAGAAGATGATATTATAAATCCAATTGGTAATGATGTAAACGAAGGCATTTTTACATTAAAATGGGCAAGGCTTGATGATACTTTAATTGATTACATGGAAGACGATGTGAGTGTGGATGCCGCTATTGAATTTATTGATGATTTTGCTGCGTTCGGAACGGATGTTACATGCGGTAATCCTTTTTTCCTCGGATTGGGTATTAAAAAACCACACGCAAATTTTTATGTTCCCGAAAGTTTTTTCAATGATGATTATGTTGGGGATATTTATGCAGAACCGTTTAATAAGCCGTATAATGAACCATATAACGCATTTCCGTATAACGGACTTGTTATGCCACCACAACCGGATCCGCGTTGGGTTGATTATGATTCGTTGGGATATATGGGTCAATTATTTGCATCAGATAACGAGGCAGAACTTTTTGATGAATATGGAGAAAGTTTAATTACTCTTCCGGAAATTGAAGAAGGAATTAGTGATGCAGAAAGAATGGAAATAATAAATGAGACGGAAAGAGCGAATGCAATTTTGGCATATATAGCAGGTATTAATTTTTTGGATTATGAATTAGGAAGATTTTTAACTGCGCTGCAATCACATCCTGAAATTTATAATAATTGCGTAATTATTCTAACTTCCGATCATGGTTTTTCTCTTGGAACTAAAAGGCATTGGGGTAAATTTTCCATGTGGGAACCCGATGTAAGAGTTCCATTAATATTTACAGATATGCGCAATCCCGAAGCGCAAACATGTGCCAAAAGTGTTAGCACTCTGGATATTTTTCCAACACTTTTAGACCTACTTGATCTTCCGGAACCCACCTTTGCTGCAGGTGGAAGATACCTTGATGGACATAGTTTTTTACCACTGGTTAATAATCCGGATCTGATGTGGGAAAAACCATCACTTTCAACCGTTAAATCAAAAAATCCGGTTGGAATGGTTAATGATGCTTCTTGTTTTCCGCAATATAGTATTCGCAACAACAGATTTAAATATATTAAATACCAAACCAATAATGTTCCGCCGCTTTTAACTTGCAATGAAGCGGCCAGTATTCGTGAAGAAGAATTATATGATATGGGAGTAAATCGCGAAACAGATCCATACGAATGGAATAATCTGATAAACGATCCTGCATATGCTCCTGTTGTTAATTATATGCATCAGTTTTTGCCCGACAGTGCATTATATCTCCAAAAAGCATTTATTGTAAATATCGCCAACGCAGGTACCTTACCATGTTTTTTAAAAAATAACAGCAAGGTAAAATTACAGGCAACTTTATATGATCCGGAAGGAGTTTTACTCACAGGTGCAGGTTATACTTTTAAATGGACAAATAATTTAACCGCGGCTGTATTTACAGGAAAAAATTATAATTTTAATATGCTTACAGTTCCTCCGGCAGTATATTCGGGCAGCGATAGAATATTGTTTTATCTTGAGGTAACCGAAACAGCAACCGGCAATCTTGTTGCATTTAATACAAAAACATATTATATAAATAATGCAAATACACCGGTAGGTGGGTTTACCTTAATAAATGATGTTCCCGCTTTAACAACTTCGATCAACACTTATTCATTATCCGGTAGTTACACAAATACCTATTGGAATTTTGGAGATGGAAATACATCAGAAGAGTATTTACCCGACACACATTATTATTCTGCACCGGGAATTTATACGGTTACTAATTATATACAGTATGGTAATGGATGTTTGAAAAATTATCATCGCACCGCAAATTTATTGCGTGAAGGTTTGCCCGAGTTTGAATGTGTATTATATCCAAATCCTGCAAATACTCAATTAAATATTACTTTGCAAAATGATCTGCAGGATGCTCAAATTCAAATATTAAACACCCTGGGTCAGGTAGTATTTAGTGAAACAAAAAATTCTCAGAATAAATTAATACAACTTAACATTCAAAATATTCCACCGGGTTCTTATATCCTCGAAATAAGGTCAGAAGAGGTATTCACTCATTCGAAATTCGAAATTGTAAGATGA
- a CDS encoding sulfatase-like hydrolase/transferase — protein sequence MKNPILFILLLCAVVNLPAQVEITQPNIIYIVIDDLNDYIEPYYGHPQVKTPNIKSIADSGTVFLNAFASSPVCAASRASIFTGKDAAYTGLLNNQDIDCGDYRASFIPGNYIITLPQYLKDSAGYFTSGYGKIFHCDAASNEYDTETADVCSKTKSWNKFITPQQGAGVHAAAEATDEDITQFKWSKLDSSFESSLEDYIATDSVLQTIDDYVLHPELFCNRPLFMSIGYHLPHLPMYVTENYYPEYYQDNIYEEPFDKPYNFPFNAFPYNGIVMPPQPKIAWDDYDHLGELGKNFAGPYIHNGFLSNCETIDPLPIIEYGISDEERMEILAESKRANAIMAYIASIQFIDAQVGRVLEKLKENPALYYNTIIIISSDHGYSLGEKKHWAKRALWETDIRVPLIITDNRNMLSQVCNSAVNLIDLFPTICEFAEISEPVFPDGGDYLDGNSLTPFLLQPELNIERPVLSTIRHESGEESSCFPQYSVRNNKFHYIRYRSNNAEEGPDCDFANSYTEDELYKIGKKREGDPNEWNNLINNEEYQSVLHYLQQWLPDSSKYLQSAFTVKIHNRTLPCFLPNNGNLKLIPIVYNEQGVIMTGDELDLYTFKWTNSLNDEVFFGKTYIFDMASILPEIFVLNDEMLINVEVTETATGSLMGFNNKIIYINSLNTPAVSFDIHTNEIENSVEIIDYEISGNYTNSYWEFGDGISSEEYWPATHFYSVPSSYTISNYIEYGNGCEMNVDQTIEIFRQGLDLAGYTIYPNPASEKVTIALEKAETSVEIQIINMLGQTIFDSNVIPEGNLIYLDIEKIHAGSYILKLNTESTSACKIIEII from the coding sequence ATGAAAAATCCAATTTTATTCATTTTACTACTCTGTGCAGTAGTAAATTTACCGGCACAGGTTGAAATAACCCAACCCAATATAATTTACATCGTGATAGATGATCTCAATGATTATATTGAACCTTATTACGGGCATCCTCAGGTTAAAACCCCTAACATAAAAAGTATTGCGGATAGCGGTACTGTTTTTTTAAATGCCTTTGCCTCCTCACCGGTTTGTGCTGCATCACGTGCCAGTATTTTTACCGGTAAAGATGCGGCGTATACGGGTTTATTAAATAACCAGGATATAGATTGTGGCGATTATCGCGCAAGTTTTATTCCCGGAAATTATATCATCACTTTGCCGCAATATTTAAAAGACAGTGCCGGATATTTTACCTCGGGATATGGTAAAATATTTCATTGTGATGCCGCATCCAACGAATATGACACAGAAACCGCAGATGTATGTTCCAAAACAAAATCATGGAATAAATTTATTACACCTCAACAAGGTGCAGGTGTTCATGCAGCAGCGGAAGCTACGGATGAAGATATAACTCAATTTAAATGGTCGAAACTGGATAGCAGCTTCGAAAGTTCTTTAGAAGATTATATTGCTACGGATAGTGTATTGCAAACAATTGATGATTATGTATTACATCCCGAATTATTTTGTAACAGGCCATTATTTATGTCTATCGGATATCATCTTCCCCACCTACCAATGTATGTAACAGAAAATTATTACCCTGAATATTATCAGGACAATATTTACGAAGAACCTTTTGATAAGCCATATAACTTCCCATTTAATGCGTTTCCTTATAACGGAATTGTAATGCCTCCCCAACCTAAAATTGCCTGGGACGATTATGATCATTTAGGCGAACTAGGAAAAAATTTTGCCGGTCCCTATATACACAATGGATTCTTAAGTAATTGTGAAACAATTGATCCTTTACCCATAATAGAGTATGGAATTTCCGACGAGGAAAGAATGGAAATTCTTGCGGAATCAAAACGCGCAAATGCAATTATGGCCTATATTGCATCCATTCAATTTATAGATGCTCAGGTGGGAAGAGTATTGGAAAAATTGAAAGAAAATCCCGCACTTTATTATAACACCATAATTATTATAAGCAGCGATCACGGATATTCCTTAGGCGAAAAAAAGCATTGGGCAAAACGCGCATTATGGGAAACAGACATTCGTGTTCCATTGATAATTACAGATAATAGAAATATGTTATCGCAGGTTTGTAACAGTGCAGTTAATTTAATCGATCTTTTTCCAACCATTTGTGAGTTTGCTGAAATAAGTGAACCTGTTTTTCCTGATGGAGGAGATTATTTGGATGGCAATTCTCTCACTCCCTTTTTATTGCAACCGGAACTTAATATTGAACGACCGGTATTAAGCACCATTCGACATGAAAGCGGTGAGGAATCTTCCTGTTTCCCGCAATATTCTGTTCGCAATAATAAATTTCATTATATCCGTTACAGATCAAATAATGCAGAGGAAGGACCTGATTGTGATTTTGCAAACTCCTATACCGAGGATGAACTTTATAAAATTGGTAAAAAGAGAGAGGGAGATCCAAACGAATGGAACAATTTAATTAATAATGAAGAATATCAATCAGTGCTTCACTATTTGCAACAATGGCTACCCGATAGCTCAAAATATTTGCAATCTGCTTTTACTGTAAAAATTCACAATAGAACGCTGCCTTGCTTTTTACCCAATAATGGAAATTTGAAATTAATTCCTATCGTTTACAACGAACAAGGGGTAATAATGACAGGCGACGAACTTGATCTTTATACATTTAAATGGACAAATAGCCTAAATGATGAGGTGTTTTTTGGAAAAACGTATATTTTTGATATGGCCTCCATTTTACCAGAAATATTTGTTTTGAATGATGAAATGCTGATCAATGTGGAGGTTACCGAAACGGCAACAGGCTCCTTGATGGGATTTAATAATAAAATTATTTATATAAATAGTCTCAATACTCCCGCTGTTTCCTTTGATATTCATACAAATGAAATAGAGAACAGTGTTGAAATCATAGATTATGAGATCTCCGGTAATTATACCAATAGTTATTGGGAATTTGGAGATGGAATCAGTTCAGAAGAGTATTGGCCTGCCACACATTTTTATTCCGTTCCAAGTTCTTATACCATTAGTAATTATATTGAATATGGAAATGGCTGTGAAATGAATGTTGATCAAACCATCGAAATATTTCGTCAGGGATTAGATTTGGCCGGTTATACCATATACCCAAACCCGGCATCGGAAAAAGTAACCATAGCATTGGAAAAGGCGGAAACCAGTGTCGAAATTCAAATAATTAACATGTTAGGGCAAACAATATTCGATTCCAATGTAATTCCTGAAGGAAATTTGATATATTTGGACATTGAAAAAATACATGCCGGGAGTTATATCCTAAAATTAAATACGGAATCGACTTCAGCATGTAAAATAATTGAGATTATTTAG
- a CDS encoding sulfatase-like hydrolase/transferase gives MRIQFFTLLTIFAIFQLSAQVVPAKPNFIFIVVDDLNDYTQGLNGNPEVQTPNINELESMGISFVNAYVNTPGCAPSRTSFLSGKDIAYTKVFNNEDYVAKFRSNFTAAEGNAEVFSLPEILKDSGGYYTYALEKIFHNSAQNDYDKSTPNPCDKDLSWNKMKHFDETLPLMDLLDNYAFGDFFDWGMIPDSLEPILQDYIMTDSAIQFINQFANGTANTCGRPFFLALGYNRPHSDRYIPQKYFPPYYLEDIYEEPFVAPYNSPANAFPLNGHFMPPQPDPIYNDYYQLPELGVGQKLADFGEGYLELIEFVDQLPFLPVIDAGLTVEERQNIIMQTAASNEDLVYVAAVQYIDALIGKVIDTLQAFPELMENTIIVLVSDNGYSLGEKRHWTKWGLWETDLRVPFIIVDPSRPSNQICNRNVSLLDIFPTICDLADVAYPTFADGSDYLDGHSIIPLLNAPNSLIENPSLSTTKRTSGIGSCFPHYSVRNEKYHYIRYQKNNNGDLGITTCDLGGTYYEEELYEIGVDRETDPNEWNNLAADPDYAPVIDYLEEFMPGGSLYLQKAFTVQISTKPLPCFLNNSTTVKISSFLYSDMGSAIGGAALSNYQFKWTNSLTAATFFGRNYNFNTASIPAPVFTANNKIIFYLEVTDLTSGDLVAFKTHEISINSANTPSSTFAVVTDPVLNSADIVSYNIVGSYTNTYWTFGDGITSEEFIPDTHFYAAPGPYSIRNYIEYGNGCVKSKAKNITITREGIAEISFNIYPNPVDDILNIILDEPSQEVTIQLIDILGKVVFEQKYYSSQESIQINTGQLIPGIYVVTINAGEITGNKLLEIVR, from the coding sequence ATGAGAATTCAATTTTTTACGCTCCTTACTATTTTTGCTATTTTTCAACTTTCTGCTCAGGTAGTTCCAGCAAAACCGAATTTTATATTTATTGTGGTGGATGATCTCAACGATTATACACAGGGATTGAACGGCAATCCGGAAGTTCAAACTCCGAATATTAATGAATTGGAATCTATGGGAATTAGTTTTGTAAATGCATATGTAAATACTCCCGGTTGTGCGCCCTCCAGAACCAGTTTTTTATCAGGTAAGGATATTGCTTATACTAAAGTTTTTAATAATGAAGATTACGTTGCTAAATTCAGAAGTAATTTTACTGCCGCTGAGGGTAATGCTGAGGTGTTTTCACTTCCTGAAATTTTAAAAGATTCGGGTGGATATTATACCTATGCTTTAGAAAAAATATTTCACAATTCAGCACAAAATGATTACGACAAATCAACACCAAATCCATGTGATAAAGATTTGTCATGGAACAAAATGAAACATTTTGATGAGACTCTTCCCTTAATGGATTTGCTGGATAATTATGCATTCGGAGATTTTTTTGACTGGGGTATGATACCTGATTCTTTAGAACCTATTTTGCAGGATTATATCATGACCGACAGTGCCATCCAATTTATTAATCAATTTGCAAATGGAACGGCTAACACTTGCGGTAGACCATTCTTTTTAGCATTGGGATATAATCGTCCGCATTCCGACAGATATATTCCTCAAAAATATTTCCCACCTTATTATCTTGAAGATATCTATGAAGAACCATTTGTTGCCCCATATAATTCTCCCGCCAATGCATTTCCTTTAAATGGCCATTTTATGCCTCCGCAACCTGATCCTATATATAATGATTATTATCAGCTGCCTGAACTAGGTGTGGGACAAAAACTTGCAGATTTCGGTGAGGGTTATCTGGAATTAATTGAATTTGTTGATCAGCTTCCTTTTTTACCGGTTATTGATGCAGGTTTAACGGTGGAAGAAAGACAAAATATTATTATGCAAACAGCAGCTTCTAACGAAGACCTCGTGTATGTTGCCGCTGTGCAATATATTGATGCATTAATTGGAAAAGTGATTGATACCTTACAGGCCTTTCCCGAATTAATGGAGAACACGATAATTGTTTTAGTAAGCGACAATGGTTATTCTCTTGGGGAGAAACGTCATTGGACAAAATGGGGATTATGGGAAACCGACCTGCGAGTTCCTTTTATTATTGTAGATCCTTCACGACCTTCAAATCAGATCTGTAATAGAAATGTTTCTCTGTTAGATATATTTCCAACTATTTGCGATCTCGCGGATGTTGCATATCCAACCTTTGCCGACGGAAGTGATTATCTCGATGGACACAGCATTATTCCATTACTCAATGCTCCGAATTCGTTAATAGAAAATCCATCCTTATCCACTACTAAAAGAACATCCGGAATCGGGAGTTGTTTTCCGCATTATTCTGTGAGAAACGAAAAATATCATTACATACGATATCAAAAAAATAATAACGGAGACCTTGGAATTACCACTTGTGATCTTGGCGGAACTTATTACGAGGAAGAATTATATGAGATTGGTGTTGATCGAGAAACCGACCCCAACGAATGGAATAATTTAGCTGCCGATCCTGATTACGCACCTGTTATTGATTATTTAGAAGAATTTATGCCGGGTGGTTCATTGTATTTACAAAAAGCGTTTACTGTTCAAATATCAACCAAACCATTACCCTGTTTTTTAAATAATAGCACAACAGTTAAAATTTCCTCCTTTTTATATTCCGATATGGGATCAGCAATTGGCGGCGCGGCATTATCAAATTATCAATTTAAATGGACCAATAGTTTAACTGCAGCAACTTTCTTCGGTAGAAATTATAATTTTAATACTGCATCAATTCCGGCACCGGTATTTACTGCAAATAATAAAATAATTTTTTATCTGGAAGTAACGGATCTCACATCCGGAGATCTTGTTGCATTTAAAACACATGAAATTTCGATCAACAGTGCAAATACTCCTTCCTCAACATTTGCGGTTGTAACAGATCCTGTTTTAAACAGTGCTGATATTGTTTCTTATAATATTGTTGGAAGTTATACAAATACATACTGGACATTCGGTGATGGCATTACTTCGGAGGAATTTATTCCGGATACCCATTTTTACGCCGCTCCAGGCCCGTATTCTATTAGAAATTATATTGAATATGGAAACGGATGCGTGAAAAGTAAAGCGAAAAATATTACTATTACCCGCGAGGGAATTGCGGAGATCAGTTTTAATATTTATCCAAATCCCGTAGATGATATATTAAATATAATTTTAGACGAACCAAGCCAGGAAGTTACTATTCAATTAATAGACATTTTAGGAAAAGTTGTATTTGAACAAAAATATTATTCATCCCAGGAATCCATTCAGATAAACACAGGGCAATTAATTCCGGGTATTTATGTTGTTACTATAAATGCGGGAGAAATTACAGGTAATAAATTATTGGAAATTGTGAGGTGA
- a CDS encoding sulfatase-like hydrolase/transferase, giving the protein MLNRGIFFFAVIFLGVKCAFGQVTEKPNIIIIMFDDLNDWVTGFNGHPQSSTPNIAKIADFGTTFLNAFCSAPVCAPSRTSWLTGKNPHYTGIYNNEEFNDHDFRSNFPADKFIVTLPQYLKDSGGYYTISMNKIFHADSFYPDYDDVTSDNCAKMLSWNKAIYKPNGNALLEAGEIANEDIEKFEWSKIDSLLIYEMQDYAITDSAINFINQYQDDQNEFCNKPFFLALGYHRPHQELFIPEQYFLNDYVTDFYKIPFDIPFNYPENSFPYNGVVLAPQPILPYSDIDQLGYMSNKLAPPGIHNELLAWGEDLYPLPVINDTLTDEERKLILFKSKMANAVMAYLAAIKFADDQLGRFWNALELNPDILNNTIIIIASDNGYALDEKTHWKKRGLWETDIRIPFIIADMRNPTNINSSIPISLLDIFPTLCDFANIEPPLNGEGNSYLDGISSKMIYSDTSLIYERPVLTIFKDALGLEASCFEQYSVRNDRFHYIEYHSNNLPPALDCDPSKTTIEKELYEIGIDKKTDPNEWNNIADDSTYYSVINYLQQWLPGHIFENKKTYKILIETAELDCALTASDSIVLKFNLYSDEGLLIEPPADNIYLWTNNLTRDTLFGIETCFKISSINQDLLESKNQILFTIQMIDTLSHAINALDIKTIILKEESTPSIKFEVQQLYNSNTVALSNITMNGNYSDLLWDFGDGFTYSGTNPPEHTYNSSGTYTITASCYYGNQNICVAQFKQVCVLTTNTLFPANLLLVYPNPAQNNLFIHTQNLVEDGEILIYSISGEKVKAVSLANNQTLNISLSISELTQGLYFIVFKTGIYCYPGQFIKTI; this is encoded by the coding sequence ATGTTAAATCGTGGTATCTTTTTCTTTGCTGTTATTTTTTTGGGTGTAAAGTGCGCTTTTGGTCAGGTAACAGAAAAACCAAATATCATTATTATCATGTTTGATGATTTAAATGATTGGGTAACCGGTTTTAATGGACATCCTCAATCCTCTACGCCGAATATTGCTAAAATTGCCGATTTTGGTACTACTTTTTTAAATGCCTTTTGTTCAGCCCCGGTTTGTGCACCTTCCAGAACAAGCTGGTTAACGGGTAAAAATCCACATTATACGGGAATCTATAATAATGAAGAATTTAATGATCATGATTTTAGAAGTAATTTTCCAGCTGATAAATTTATAGTGACACTACCCCAATATTTAAAAGATTCGGGTGGATATTATACAATAAGTATGAATAAAATTTTTCATGCTGATAGTTTTTACCCTGATTATGATGATGTTACTTCCGATAATTGTGCTAAAATGCTTTCCTGGAATAAGGCCATTTATAAACCCAATGGCAATGCATTATTAGAAGCCGGAGAGATTGCAAATGAGGATATTGAAAAATTTGAATGGTCGAAAATAGATTCATTGCTAATATATGAGATGCAGGATTATGCGATCACCGACTCTGCTATTAATTTTATTAATCAGTATCAGGATGATCAAAATGAATTCTGCAACAAACCATTTTTTCTCGCATTGGGATATCATAGACCACATCAGGAATTATTTATTCCTGAACAATATTTTTTAAATGACTATGTAACTGATTTTTATAAAATTCCATTTGATATTCCATTTAATTATCCGGAAAACTCCTTTCCTTACAACGGAGTTGTTTTAGCACCTCAACCTATATTGCCTTATAGCGATATTGATCAATTGGGTTATATGAGTAATAAATTGGCTCCCCCGGGTATTCATAATGAGCTTCTTGCCTGGGGTGAAGATCTCTACCCATTACCTGTTATAAATGATACACTTACAGATGAGGAAAGAAAATTGATCTTATTTAAGTCAAAAATGGCCAATGCAGTTATGGCATACTTGGCAGCAATTAAATTTGCTGATGATCAACTCGGCCGTTTTTGGAATGCACTGGAGTTAAATCCGGATATTTTAAATAATACGATCATCATTATAGCTAGTGATAATGGATATGCTTTAGACGAAAAAACGCACTGGAAAAAACGTGGCCTTTGGGAAACCGATATCCGTATCCCCTTTATTATAGCAGATATGAGGAATCCAACAAATATTAATAGTTCCATTCCAATTAGTTTGTTAGATATTTTTCCCACTCTATGCGATTTTGCAAATATTGAACCTCCATTAAATGGTGAGGGAAATAGTTATCTGGATGGAATAAGTTCGAAGATGATCTATTCTGATACATCTCTTATATATGAAAGGCCGGTTCTAACCATTTTTAAAGACGCTTTGGGATTGGAAGCGTCTTGCTTTGAACAATATTCTGTTAGAAACGATCGATTTCATTATATTGAATATCATTCCAATAACCTTCCTCCCGCATTAGATTGCGATCCATCTAAAACAACAATAGAAAAAGAATTGTATGAAATTGGAATTGATAAAAAAACTGATCCAAACGAATGGAATAATATTGCTGATGATTCTACCTATTATTCAGTTATAAATTATTTGCAACAATGGCTCCCCGGCCATATTTTTGAAAATAAAAAAACCTATAAAATTTTAATTGAAACTGCAGAACTGGATTGTGCATTAACTGCTTCAGATTCGATCGTATTAAAATTTAATTTATATAGTGATGAAGGCCTATTAATTGAACCACCCGCTGATAATATATATTTATGGACAAATAATCTTACCCGAGATACCTTGTTTGGTATCGAAACCTGCTTTAAAATCAGTTCAATCAATCAAGATCTTTTGGAATCAAAAAATCAAATTTTATTTACAATACAGATGATCGACACCTTATCTCACGCAATAAATGCGCTCGATATAAAAACTATTATTCTTAAGGAAGAATCCACTCCATCAATAAAATTTGAAGTGCAACAATTATACAACAGTAATACCGTTGCCCTTAGTAATATAACTATGAATGGTAATTACAGCGATTTGTTATGGGATTTTGGGGATGGATTTACATATTCCGGAACAAATCCCCCGGAACATACTTATAATTCGTCGGGAACATACACTATTACAGCAAGCTGCTATTATGGGAACCAAAATATATGTGTTGCCCAATTTAAACAGGTTTGTGTACTCACCACAAATACCTTGTTTCCAGCAAACCTCTTATTGGTATATCCTAACCCTGCGCAAAACAACCTGTTTATACATACTCAAAATTTGGTGGAAGATGGAGAGATCCTGATATATTCAATTTCAGGGGAAAAAGTAAAAGCCGTATCTTTAGCTAATAATCAAACTTTAAATATTAGTTTGTCGATCTCTGAATTAACCCAAGGATTATATTTTATTGTGTTTAAAACCGGTATATATTGTTACCCTGGCCAATTTATAAAAACCATTTAA